In a single window of the Thiohalophilus sp. genome:
- a CDS encoding phosphoheptose isomerase: MSINDNIQQLFRASIDTKQQAQAVVTEPIARSIGLMVAALRRGNKILSCGNGGSAADAQHFAAELVCRFERERPELAAIALTTDTSALTAIANDYDFSHVFAKQIRALGQPDDILLAISTSGNSPSVVQAVEAAHHKGLQVVALTGRDGGQIGKLLQGSDIEIRVPSEVTARIQEVHLLAIHCFCHQIDEELFG, encoded by the coding sequence ATGAGTATCAACGACAACATACAGCAATTGTTCCGTGCCAGTATCGACACCAAGCAACAGGCCCAGGCCGTCGTCACCGAACCAATCGCCCGCAGTATCGGCTTGATGGTCGCCGCACTGCGTCGGGGCAACAAAATTCTCAGTTGCGGCAACGGCGGTTCCGCTGCCGATGCCCAGCATTTCGCCGCGGAACTGGTCTGCCGCTTCGAGCGCGAGCGGCCGGAACTGGCCGCCATCGCCCTGACCACCGACACTTCGGCGCTGACCGCCATTGCCAACGATTACGATTTCAGTCACGTGTTTGCCAAGCAGATCCGGGCGCTGGGCCAGCCCGACGATATCCTCCTGGCTATCTCGACCAGCGGCAACTCCCCCAGCGTGGTTCAGGCGGTCGAGGCGGCACATCACAAGGGCCTGCAGGTCGTGGCCCTGACCGGCCGTGACGGTGGACAGATTGGTAAACTGTTGCAAGGCAGTGATATCGAGATCCGGGTTCCTTCCGAGGTCACCGCCCGAATCCAGGAAGTACATTTGCTGGCAATTCACTGTTTCTGTCACCAGATCGATGAAGAGTTGTTTGGTTAA